The Streptomyces sp. Je 1-332 genome has a window encoding:
- a CDS encoding nucleoid-associated protein, with amino-acid sequence MDQAIVHIVPRRTQNEELFPLQLSQTFCRLDEDVRYELQGKLRDVFARLGREVIEDPELKSPLPDTVRAFLDTEQDLVQVSGELAHALRDSQGGNSPAGLLLVASARLDGQQALLMVKLEHETGMQTNEIVTDGLRTFAMQYLDDLLLTQKSKVYKVALFSEEGLAEPGLQGWAADPQTTGKDVARFFLEKFLGCRHQNDPRELTRRFHDTAMNWVNSRCTDSDTRMNYVLATMVELQSPTPTVDPTEFIRTHLRDAHQADLAAFLAENDVPIGTFEKNTELISNRLQKMRVDLSNGAFLVAPVEAMQDGTIQVEDLGDGRTTVTVTSTVTKTSSGATAGRPPKPPTQRPELPIQAETLPGFETIRALPKKATPAHNGHALPPAQT; translated from the coding sequence GTGGACCAGGCCATCGTCCACATAGTGCCCAGACGCACCCAGAACGAGGAGCTCTTTCCGCTCCAGCTCAGCCAGACGTTCTGCCGCCTGGACGAAGACGTGCGCTACGAACTCCAGGGCAAACTGCGTGACGTCTTCGCCCGTCTGGGGCGCGAGGTCATCGAGGACCCGGAACTCAAATCCCCCCTGCCCGACACGGTCCGCGCCTTCCTCGACACTGAACAGGACCTCGTCCAAGTCTCCGGGGAACTGGCACACGCACTGCGCGACAGCCAAGGAGGAAACAGCCCGGCCGGGCTTCTCTTGGTCGCCTCCGCCCGCCTGGACGGCCAGCAGGCGCTGCTGATGGTCAAACTCGAGCACGAGACCGGCATGCAGACCAACGAGATCGTCACCGACGGCCTGCGCACCTTCGCCATGCAGTACCTCGATGACCTCCTGCTCACCCAGAAATCCAAGGTGTACAAAGTAGCCCTCTTCTCCGAAGAGGGGCTGGCTGAACCAGGGCTTCAGGGATGGGCTGCAGACCCCCAGACAACGGGCAAGGACGTGGCCCGCTTCTTCCTCGAGAAGTTCCTGGGCTGTCGGCATCAAAACGACCCCAGGGAACTGACCCGCCGCTTCCACGACACCGCGATGAACTGGGTCAACAGCCGCTGCACGGACTCAGACACCCGTATGAACTACGTGCTGGCCACTATGGTGGAACTCCAGAGCCCCACCCCGACAGTGGACCCCACGGAGTTCATCCGCACCCACTTGCGCGACGCGCACCAGGCCGACCTTGCCGCATTCCTTGCCGAAAACGACGTCCCTATCGGCACTTTCGAGAAGAACACCGAGCTCATCAGCAACAGGCTCCAGAAGATGCGGGTGGACCTGTCCAACGGTGCCTTCCTAGTCGCCCCGGTAGAAGCCATGCAGGACGGAACCATCCAAGTAGAGGACCTCGGCGACGGCCGGACGACGGTGACAGTCACCTCGACCGTCACCAAGACCAGCAGCGGAGCAACAGCGGGCCGCCCTCCCAAACCACCCACTCAGCGCCCCGAGTTGCCCATCCAGGCCGAGACACTTCCTGGATTCGAGACAATCCGCGCCCTCCCCAAAAAAGCCACGCCTGCCCACAACGGACATGCGCTCCCACCGGCCCAGACGTGA